A genomic segment from Phragmites australis chromosome 6, lpPhrAust1.1, whole genome shotgun sequence encodes:
- the LOC133920909 gene encoding uncharacterized protein LOC133920909 isoform X1 — protein MAEKLALPFRPHLLTCSETNRVKKTKTTRRLLVGAAGQNETSQEKFTRWQWPPPPPTQAAAAPSRAPIRPTRPPPSRLAFLTEFTISLPRGPRRAPPPAATAEERVAEEKGPAWVELEPISSEQRLDRALEEAQQLDLPIVLLWMASWCRKCIYLTPKLEKLAAEYHPGIRFYSVDVNAVPQKLVNCAGVTGSLSMHWIGSSVFCLSPMIGAFFMPKYASYCKNQSSSRRCLLYSCGVTPKNRLR, from the exons ATGGCAGAGAAGCTTGCACTTCCTTTCCGGCCTCACCTGCTGACCTGCAGCGAAACTAATCGAGTAAAGAAAACGAAAACAACTCGACGGCTGCTTGTAGGTGCGGCAGGTCAAAACGAAACGAGCCAAGAAAAATTCACACGTTGGCAATGGCCGCCACCCCCGCCTacgcaggcggcggcggcgccctccCGAGCTCCGATTCGTCCAACCCGCCCACCCCCATCTCGTCTTGCCTTCCTCACTGAATTCACGATCTCGCTGCCCCGGGGACCTCGACGCGCGCCtccgccggcagccaccgccGAGGAGAGGGTAGCGGAGGAGAAGGGACCGGCGTGGGTGGAGCTGGAGCCCATCAGCAGCGAGCAGCGGCTGGATCGGGCCCTCGAGGAGGCGCAGCAGCTCGACCTCCCCATCGTGCTGCTCTG GATGGCAAGTTGGTGCAGAAAATGCATATATCTGACGCCTAAGCTTGAGAAGTTGGCAGCGGAATACCATCCAGG AATTCGATTCTACTCTGTTGATGTCAATGCTGTTCCACAAAAGCTTGTGAACTGTGCAGGAGTAACAGGAAGTCTTTCCATGCACTGGATTGGTTCCTCAGTGTTCTGTCTCTCACCGATGATAGGAGCCTTCTTTATGCCCAAATATGCTTCTTATTGTAAAAATCAGAG CTCGAGCAGAAGATGCCTTCTATACAG CTGTGGAGTGACTCCCAAAAACAGGCTGAGGTGA
- the LOC133920909 gene encoding uncharacterized protein LOC133920909 isoform X2: MAEKLALPFRPHLLTCSETNRVKKTKTTRRLLVGAAGQNETSQEKFTRWQWPPPPPTQAAAAPSRAPIRPTRPPPSRLAFLTEFTISLPRGPRRAPPPAATAEERVAEEKGPAWVELEPISSEQRLDRALEEAQQLDLPIVLLWMASWCRKCIYLTPKLEKLAAEYHPGIRFYSVDVNAVPQKLVNCAGVTGSLSMHWIGSSVFCLSPMIGAFFMPKYASYCKNQRRCLLYSCGVTPKNRLR; the protein is encoded by the exons ATGGCAGAGAAGCTTGCACTTCCTTTCCGGCCTCACCTGCTGACCTGCAGCGAAACTAATCGAGTAAAGAAAACGAAAACAACTCGACGGCTGCTTGTAGGTGCGGCAGGTCAAAACGAAACGAGCCAAGAAAAATTCACACGTTGGCAATGGCCGCCACCCCCGCCTacgcaggcggcggcggcgccctccCGAGCTCCGATTCGTCCAACCCGCCCACCCCCATCTCGTCTTGCCTTCCTCACTGAATTCACGATCTCGCTGCCCCGGGGACCTCGACGCGCGCCtccgccggcagccaccgccGAGGAGAGGGTAGCGGAGGAGAAGGGACCGGCGTGGGTGGAGCTGGAGCCCATCAGCAGCGAGCAGCGGCTGGATCGGGCCCTCGAGGAGGCGCAGCAGCTCGACCTCCCCATCGTGCTGCTCTG GATGGCAAGTTGGTGCAGAAAATGCATATATCTGACGCCTAAGCTTGAGAAGTTGGCAGCGGAATACCATCCAGG AATTCGATTCTACTCTGTTGATGTCAATGCTGTTCCACAAAAGCTTGTGAACTGTGCAGGAGTAACAGGAAGTCTTTCCATGCACTGGATTGGTTCCTCAGTGTTCTGTCTCTCACCGATGATAGGAGCCTTCTTTATGCCCAAATATGCTTCTTATTGTAAAAATCAGAG AAGATGCCTTCTATACAG CTGTGGAGTGACTCCCAAAAACAGGCTGAGGTGA